The sequence GATGGGCGTTTCTCACCTCGCCCTGCGGGAGTCGCCCCAACACACCAATACGGCGTTGCAGCCCTTGCCAAGGGTGACGCCATTCGCTGCGGCCTGCGCCTTGTCTTGATGCGTTTGGGCGGCTCTGAACTCGACATTTGGCGCATGACATGACACTAAGCGAGCAGGTTGCTGATCGTTTCCATCAGGTCGACACTCCGGAACGGTTTCTTGATAAAACCTTGACCACCAACCCGTTGTCCCATCTCGCGATCGGTATCTTCACCCCGCGCCGTCAGGAACACAACCGGGATATGGCTGGTCACCTCACTCTGCTTAAGCGCCTGACAAACCTTGAAACCGTCCATCCCCGGCATCATAAC comes from Desulfuromonas sp. and encodes:
- a CDS encoding two-component system response regulator: MKTGKKILLIDDHDSVLKLLDAILKVRNYEVCYASSGPEGLEKARNEKPDLVLLDVMMPGMDGFKVCQALKQSEVTSHIPVVFLTARGEDTDREMGQRVGGQGFIKKPFRSVDLMETISNLLA